One region of gamma proteobacterium HIMB55 genomic DNA includes:
- a CDS encoding SSU ribosomal protein S17P (PFAM: Ribosomal protein S17~TIGRFAM: 30S ribosomal protein S17), translating into MAAAESTARTLQGRVVSDKMDKTITVLVERRVKHPVYGKYITRSSKVHAHDEDNRAGMGDTVLVAESRPMSKTKSWTLVDVVETATDIA; encoded by the coding sequence ATGGCAGCAGCGGAAAGCACAGCTCGTACGCTCCAGGGTCGCGTTGTCAGCGACAAGATGGACAAGACGATCACTGTATTAGTTGAACGACGTGTAAAGCACCCCGTTTACGGTAAGTACATTACACGTTCTTCGAAGGTACACGCTCACGACGAAGACAACCGTGCAGGCATGGGCGATACCGTCCTTGTTGCCGAGTCTCGTCCAATGTCTAAGACAAAGTCTTGGACACTGGTAGACGTCGTTGAGACAGCGACAGACATCGCTTGA
- a CDS encoding LSU ribosomal protein L14P (PFAM: Ribosomal protein L14p/L23e~TIGRFAM: ribosomal protein L14, bacterial/organelle), translated as MIQTESYLEVADNSGARRVMCIKVLGGSKRRYARVGDIIKVTVKEAIPRGKVKKGQVMRAVVVRTRKGVRRPDGSLIKFDENAAVLLNNSDAPIGTRIFGPVTRELRGEKFMKIISLAPEVI; from the coding sequence ATGATTCAGACCGAATCGTATTTGGAAGTAGCAGACAACAGCGGTGCACGTCGCGTGATGTGTATCAAGGTGCTGGGTGGTTCAAAGCGTCGTTATGCACGCGTTGGAGACATCATCAAGGTGACTGTTAAAGAGGCTATCCCTCGCGGCAAGGTCAAGAAAGGCCAAGTTATGCGCGCGGTTGTTGTTCGTACTCGTAAGGGTGTACGTCGACCAGATGGTTCGTTGATCAAGTTCGATGAGAACGCGGCGGTGTTGTTGAACAACTCAGACGCGCCTATCGGTACTCGTATCTTCGGTCCTGTGACCCGCGAGCTGCGTGGTGAGAAATTCATGAAGATCATCTCGTTGGCGCCAGAAGTAATCTGA